The genomic window AATAATAAATAGAATTAATCAATATAGCGACTATGAAAAAATGATAGCGAAGGATAAAATAGCATTATGAAAATAGCTTTCATCAATTCTTTTTATCATAGCGGAAGCACCGGCGATATTGTTTTTGAATTGGCGCAGTATTGTCGTCAGCAAGGACATGAAGTCAAGGTTTTCTATGGACGCGGCCAAAAGGTTGATAAGCAAGAGGCCATTAAAATTGAAGGAATTACTTCACTGTTATGGCATAAGACTATGGCTTTTCTGTTTGACAAAGAAGGGGCTTATTCGCGTTTAGCCACAAAGCGCTTAGTTAACGAGTTAAAGGTTTTCCATCCCGACGTGGTTAATATTCATAATCTTCACGGTCATTATTTATCATATTCATTACTATTTGCTTACTTTCAAGAAGAAAAGATTAAAGTTATTTGGACGCTTCATGATAGTTGGGCTTTTACTGGTCATTGCCCTTTTCCTGATACTTATCAATGTGCGAAGTATAAAACCGCCTGTTATCAATGCCCGGGACGCAGGGATTACCCGGCATCTTTCATCGACCGTTCAAAGCAGAATTATCTTTTAAAAAAACAAATATTTACGCGTGCGCTGCGACTTCATTTCATCTGCCCTTCAAATTATATGCAAGGACAACTAAAGTCATCATTTTTAAGCGCATATCCGAGTTCGGTCATCCATAACGGCATAAGTAGTCAGGTCCCGTTGCTTCATAAAAAGGAAGTTTCTTTCGAGAAGCCCATTACAACCATCCTCGCTATTGCCAATGTCTGGGATTTTCGCAAGAACATAAAGGACATCAATCATCTGGCGAGCCTTTTAAATGCGGACCAAGAAATTATTTTAGTCGGAAAAATTAAGGGCAATATTAATATTGATCGGCGGGTAAAAACGATTGGCTTTATCGCCGATAAGGAAGAAATAAAGCATTTATATCGTTCATCTAGCGTAGTTTTTAACCCCAGTATCGGTGACAACTTCCCCTCGATAAATCTAGAGGCCCTCGCAAATGGAACCCCGATAATTGCTTATGATGTGGGAGGCAATAAGGAAATTATAAATGAGCATAATGGCCTTTTGCTTCAAAGTAGTGATCCACTTCGTTTTGAAAAAATGCTAACTTTTATAAGCAATCAACTTTTTTTAATGCGTGATCATATATCCCTTGATACCAAATTTAGTGTTGATAATTTTTGCAAAAACTATCTAGCCTATTTTAATCAAGTTATGGAGGAAAAAAGATGAGCAAATATCTTCTTATTGGCGGCGGTGGATTTATCGGAATTAATTTTGCTGCCTATCTCAAAGGAAAAGGGCATCAAGTTTTTGTTTTTCACCATAACGATGATTTAACAAAGCTTCCTCTTTTAATTGATAAAAGTGATTTTATCTTTTTACTGGCAGGGGTTAATCGACCGGAGCAAGGAAATTTTAGCGACAATAAAACCTTTGCCGAATCAGTGGTTAAGGCGCTAAAACAGACATCGATGAGGATTCCACTTTTGTTTGCTTCCTCTTTACAGGCGGATGATATCCATAGTGAATATGGAAAGAGCAAGAAAGAAGCGGAAGATGTTCTAAAAAGTTTCTTTGAAATGAGTGGCTATCCAATCTATATTTTGCGCTTGCCAAATATTTTTGGAAAATGGGCAAAGATAAATCATCATTCAGTTGTCGCTACTTTTTCCGATTGCATTATCCGTGAAATAAAGCCGCCTTTTATCAATAAACAAGAAGTTAAAACTTACCTTTATATTGATGATTTAATAGATTTATTTATGGAATATAGTGAAAACAAACATCGTGATGAATTAGGAAAGACTAGCTCAATCGAAAAGGGTGTACCTTTAACCGCAGATGAACTGTTTTCCCGTCTAGAAAACATATATAAAATGTATAAACTTAACACGTTGATTGGGGATTATAGTAACCATTTTGATGTAAGCCTCTTAGCTACTTTGTTAAGTTATATTCCTTTTGCAATGTGGGAGCATTCTATCCAAACACATAGCGATAATCGGGGTAGTTTCATGGAACTAGTTAAAGCTCCGATTGGTGGACAGTTCGCTCTTAATGTCGTTAATCCGTATCAAACTAAAGGCAATCACTACCATATGAGCAAGTGGGAACGTTTTATTATTCTTAAAGGAAAAGGGAGAATAGAAGTTAAAAATGTTATAAATAATGCCTTTTTTTCTTTCAATCTAGATGAAAGCAAGAAGCAGATGATCGATATTATGCCTGGCTTTTCCCATAGATTAATTAACGATTCTTCATCGCCGCTTATGGTTCTTATTTATGCCAGCAGATTGTACGATGAGAGCAATCTAGACACTTATATAGATAATGAATGAAAGAATGCTTTATAGAAAAAGTTAGATTTGTTGTGCAAATGATAAAATATCTTAATGTTTTTAAGTATAAATGGTAAAATACCTTTGGTATAGTTTTTATAACGGGAGAATAATATGATGGAAAACGGGCTTATTGGCGAAGAAAATAGAGGCCTTTCGGTAGGCGAACTTTTTCGTATTTTTTGGCGTAATTTATGGAAGATAATTGTCGTAACCTTAATTGGCGTTATAGCTGGAGTTACTTACTCAAGTGGGGTTATGACTCCAAGGTATACTGCGACAGGATATTTGACATACAAAAATACAATCAGTGCGGAAATTGCGAGTACTTTGAATTCAACATTTAAATCTTCGGTTGTAGCTGAACGAGTGGTGGAAAATTTAGAAATAACATTTGCCAGCGGAAAAGCCATTACCGCACAAGATATAACTGGTGGTATTTCTTCAAATGCTGTGGCAAGTAGTTCACGTACTTATGCGGTTACTTTTTCGTCAAGTGACCCTTCAATTGTTGTCAAAGTTATTAATGAGACGATGGATACGTATACCGATTTTCTTTCCAATAATGATTCCTTTAGTGCAATTGCTCCTAATGTTTCCATTTATCAAAGAGCTTCATCCTATGCTTACACGGGAACTTCCAAGAAAATTGTTGTGCTGGCTTTTACTTTGGCGTTTTTTGTGATATCAACATTTATCTTTGCCTACATTGATATTGATAAAGGCGTTATTCGTAGTAAAAGTGACGTTTTTGATTTTGGTCTACGAGAAATTTTCTTATTAAAGAGCGATGAGAAAAAGCAATCGCTTAAAGAGTTCTTTTCTCT from Bacilli bacterium includes these protein-coding regions:
- a CDS encoding glycosyltransferase: MKIAFINSFYHSGSTGDIVFELAQYCRQQGHEVKVFYGRGQKVDKQEAIKIEGITSLLWHKTMAFLFDKEGAYSRLATKRLVNELKVFHPDVVNIHNLHGHYLSYSLLFAYFQEEKIKVIWTLHDSWAFTGHCPFPDTYQCAKYKTACYQCPGRRDYPASFIDRSKQNYLLKKQIFTRALRLHFICPSNYMQGQLKSSFLSAYPSSVIHNGISSQVPLLHKKEVSFEKPITTILAIANVWDFRKNIKDINHLASLLNADQEIILVGKIKGNINIDRRVKTIGFIADKEEIKHLYRSSSVVFNPSIGDNFPSINLEALANGTPIIAYDVGGNKEIINEHNGLLLQSSDPLRFEKMLTFISNQLFLMRDHISLDTKFSVDNFCKNYLAYFNQVMEEKR
- a CDS encoding NAD-dependent epimerase/dehydratase family protein encodes the protein MSKYLLIGGGGFIGINFAAYLKGKGHQVFVFHHNDDLTKLPLLIDKSDFIFLLAGVNRPEQGNFSDNKTFAESVVKALKQTSMRIPLLFASSLQADDIHSEYGKSKKEAEDVLKSFFEMSGYPIYILRLPNIFGKWAKINHHSVVATFSDCIIREIKPPFINKQEVKTYLYIDDLIDLFMEYSENKHRDELGKTSSIEKGVPLTADELFSRLENIYKMYKLNTLIGDYSNHFDVSLLATLLSYIPFAMWEHSIQTHSDNRGSFMELVKAPIGGQFALNVVNPYQTKGNHYHMSKWERFIILKGKGRIEVKNVINNAFFSFNLDESKKQMIDIMPGFSHRLINDSSSPLMVLIYASRLYDESNLDTYIDNE
- a CDS encoding Wzz/FepE/Etk N-terminal domain-containing protein, with the protein product MMENGLIGEENRGLSVGELFRIFWRNLWKIIVVTLIGVIAGVTYSSGVMTPRYTATGYLTYKNTISAEIASTLNSTFKSSVVAERVVENLEITFASGKAITAQDITGGISSNAVASSSRTYAVTFSSSDPSIVVKVINETMDTYTDFLSNNDSFSAIAPNVSIYQRASSYAYTGTSKKIVVLAFTLAFFVISTFIFAYIDIDKGVIRSKSDVFDFGLREIFLLKSDEKKQSLKEFFSLQTLKDLFKPKTKGPYQADSVLELQNFIDGSILSKQVRTILLSQIKPNYLGVHLASDLAKVYALNGKKTLIIDTANEVKNHSSDIVSLAEGSAKEIASENGVAYISMPDSPYLIDSLKSQKVDSYIIKLISEFDYIIINTNNVVNDSIPLLLGKYADAIVLPVVAGVDNKKQFTESFNRLATIKENALPITVLVK